Part of the Candidatus Korarchaeota archaeon NZ13-K genome, GTCCACTATGCCGGCCTTGGACGGGTACTCGAATCCGTACCTCACCTTGACCCTTCCGCCCAGCTCCCTCTCGAGCTCCTCCGCCCTCGACTCCGGGACCCTCACCCAGACGGCCGGTATCCTGTCGCCAGTGGAGGTGTAGTTGGACCTCAAGACACTCCCGCCCAGGGACCTGAGGGTCTCGTTGAGCCATCCGTAGCTCTCGATGAGCTCCCTCTCGGAACCGAAGGCTAAAGTCATGTGAACGTAGCCCTGAGAGGGGTACCTGGGCTTCAGGCCGAATATCTCGTGCAGAAGGTTCCTGGAGGATGTGACGTACCATACCTCATCGCTGACGTAGTAGGAGTCCCCCCTGTACTTGGGGGAGGAGGCCTCGCTGTAGGCGTAGAGGGCGAAAGACACGGAGATGAGGAGGGATATGAGGAGGCCGAGGTAGAAGGATCTAATCATCATGGATCCACACCATCCTCCTGCTCAGTGAGTAGTTCGCTATGAATCCGAGCAGTATGCCTATCGATTGCGAGAGCACTGACTCAAGCCCAAGCAGCCTGTGGGCCGCTGAGGATACCGTGAACTGCGTCATCAATCCGATGGAGTTGGTCAGGTGGTAGCTCAGGAGCGACCTAAGGAACCCGCCCCTTCTCCTCCTCCTGAAAGTCCAGATGTCGTTAAGGAGGAAGTTATTCATGAGGGAGACCTCTATGGCGATCAAAGAGGCCACCTCATGCTCCAAGGAGAGAGAGTACCTCATCAGCCACAGCGAGAGAAGGTTGACAACGACGCCCAAGGCCCCCACGATGGCGAACCTCAGGAAGGGTGAGGAGAGCTCGAGAACGTGGAGCAGGTAGCTGAGTATGGTCCTCATGCCCAGCTTGGATCTCCCAGATCTCCTGAGACCGAATCTGTAGGGTATCTCGAGGACGCTGGAGTAACTCCCCTTGACCAGCAGCTCCAGTAGCACCTTGAAACCCCTCGGATTCAAGTCATCCAGCCTCA contains:
- a CDS encoding glycosyltransferase family 2 protein, whose amino-acid sequence is MMSIVIPTYNERENLRELLTRVRSSLGDADYEVIIVDDSSPDGTADAALELSREFPVRLILRAGRMGLSSAVIDGFRAARGEILCVMDADLQHPPELLPELYRGASSHDIVIASRYVKGGSVEGWSLLRRIISRGSIVLAKLLIPRVRGIGDISSGYFAIRRECLRLDDLNPRGFKVLLELLVKGSYSSVLEIPYRFGLRRSGRSKLGMRTILSYLLHVLELSSPFLRFAIVGALGVVVNLLSLWLMRYSLSLEHEVASLIAIEVSLMNNFLLNDIWTFRRRRRGGFLRSLLSYHLTNSIGLMTQFTVSSAAHRLLGLESVLSQSIGILLGFIANYSLSRRMVWIHDD